From a region of the Gossypium raimondii isolate GPD5lz chromosome 10, ASM2569854v1, whole genome shotgun sequence genome:
- the LOC105776090 gene encoding uncharacterized protein LOC105776090: MSSCENVQTSEVGGQDHQNNAPVVSVGCLRPDDGVEEEAEEEVEDGEDEEEDVDFNPFLKETPSLEASSSLSSEIEGLDGDTVDSRENVNVTPDVNSSKINTMLQNSDVGDSEHCDEEIVMRSTSSHELQNNVPQKNYKREAGSSSQLEREKESQLSNVKNSMVGDSSNATHSQKIIMYLIDDEDDAICRRTRARYSLASFTLDELEAFLQETDDEDDVQNVDDEEEYRKFLAAVLQGGDGDHQSTQENENVDDEDEDNDADFEVELEEALESDYDEPTLEKTQAEENQRAGRRPETRQNRRQKASAQYERKLLEQTKRPLRPLLPILPNEQITPIPTLNGKTWMPEIYKNCVASAAVDGFINGFTPYQIGQLHCLIHEHVQLLIQIFSLCVLDHSRQHIASQIQGLILEMLQKRDEAIAHKRKPYPDSCFKPPYVSSSVPNEVPLLCPTKNTSKTSTSNANGVCFSPNTQLPDAQNISSPGRRCEHSDVQLYSFWVPSLSSPVLSILDVAPFNLVGRYMDDVYSAVQEHRQRHLESSTTQYEKAPLFPLPCSPSMMEANNEASRSSSSPVGCLGPPSVCQPPAKKTLAATLVEKTKKQSVALVPKEIAKLAQRFFPLFNPALFPHKPPPVAVANRVLFTDAEDELLALGLMEYNSDWKAIQQRFLPCKSKHQIFVRQKNRCSSKAPENPIKAVRRMKNSPLNAEEIQGIQEGLKAFKLDWMSVWKFIVPHRDPSLLPRQWRIALGTQKSYKQDAAKKEKRRLYESERRKRKATNSTNWQHASDKEDCQYTGVENCSGDDDMDNAEESYVHEGFLADWRPGISKLFSSEHPCSIIGDKNPPNDMLTEEGANVREQSSRYMSAVTRPLSGHNQGSAHAFNHSQPPYTFSHCASNALQPKHPVPNMILNTTKPQIYLRPYRSRKSNNLRVVKLAPDLPPVNLPPSVRVISESALKFNQCGAYTKVSATGNRVVDAGIVNTVSPFSGFTKPLVNKSDKSNPMGDNVTNSNSEESGVVKDKSVAKESTRTDLQMHPLLFQAPEDGQVPYYPLNCGAGASSSFSLFSGNQPQLNLSLFYNPQQAKKMKESVSASYGIDFHPLLQRTDETNNELITSGSIASPSVGLDGKSAAPNPSNAVQMRPVVHYSPFAARSRPSSPNEKANELDLEIHLSSSSAKENAALSRGVTPHPTNSSVRLLNSHNATETQDTFHSSGNKFVSGGCASTISSKVIGRYIDDGSDQSHPEIVMEQEELSDSDEDVEEHVEFECEEMADSEGEGDSGCEQVSEMQDKDAQGSVTREIVMDEDCNDQQWELSIHGYKSQNNVCDPESRSPSFLKTGSTCPKKDKSSSWLSLDASASGRTSRAKPKNEASTISKCTPTKTSASHRTTRPSKQATPSTRKVALQEHAVDMAEQLSLGPLSAPTSRKPRKRTCRANKITNVGTSLGNSKKDAKDSG, encoded by the exons ATGTCTTCATGTGAGAATGTGCAAACTAGTGAAGTTGGGGGCCAAGATCATCAAAATAATGCTCCTGTTGTTAGTGTTGGTTGCTTGAGACCTGATGATGGTGTGGAGGAGGAGGCTGAGGAAGAAGTGGAGGATGGTGAGGATGAGGAAGAAGATGTAGATTTCAATCCCTTTTTGAAGGAAACACCTTCTCTGGAGGCTTCTTCTAGTTTGAGCTCTGAAATTGAGGGTTTAGATGGTGATACTGTTGATAGTAGAGAAAATGTTAATGTTACTCCAGATGTCAATTCATCAAAGATTAATACTATGTTGCAAAACTCCGATGTTGGAGATTCTGAGCACTGTGACGAGGAAATTGTGATGCGGAGTACTTCCTCCCATGAATTGCAAAATAACGTTCCCCAGAAAAATTACAAGAGGGAAGCTGGATCTAGTTCTCAATTGGAAAGAGAAAAGGAAAGTCAGTTAAGCAATGTAAAGAATAGTATGGTTGGAGACTCGAGTAATGCTACACATTCCCAGAAGataataatgtatttgattgatgatgaagatgatgctATCTGCAGGCGTACTAGGGCTCGTTATTCACTTGCCAGTTTCACTCTTGATGAACTTGAGGCCTTTCTTCAGGAAACAGATGATGAGGATGATGTTCAAAATGTTGACGATGAAGAGGAGTATAGGAAATTTCTTGCTGCTGTTTTGCAAGGTGGAGATGGCGATCACCAGTCAACTcaggaaaatgaaaatgttgatgatgaagatgaggACAATGATGCAGATTTTGAAGTAGAACTTGAGGAGGCACTTGAGAGTGATTATGATGAACCTACATTGGAAAAGACACAGGCAGAGGAAAATCAAAGAGCTGGACGACGTCCAGAAACAAGGCAGAACAGACGGCAAAAAGCCTCTGCTCAGTATGAAAGAAAGCTTTTAGAGCAGACTAAGAGGCCATTGCGCCCCCTCTTACCAATCTTGCCTAATGAACAAATTACACCCATACCTACTCTTAATGGGAAAACTTGGATGCCTGAGATTTATAAGAATTGTGTAGCTTCTGCAGCAGTAGATGGTTTCATCAATGGGTTCACTCCATATCAAATAGGCCAGTTGCATTGCTTGATACATGAGCATGTGCAACTtcttattcaaatattttctctttgtgTGCTTGACCATTCTCGGCAGCACATTGCATCTCAAATTCAGGGTTTGATTCTCGAGATGCTTCAAAAACGAGATGAAGCGATAGCTCATAAAAGAAAGCCATATCCTGATTCTTGCTTCAAGCCTCCATATGTCTCTTCGTCAGTGCCAAATGAGGTCCCCCTTTTGTGCCCCACAAAGAACACCTCTAAAACATCTACATCTAATGCTAATGGAGTCTGCTTTTCCCCAAATACACAGCTGCCTGATGCTCAAAATATTTCCAGTCCTGGAAGAAGATGTGAACATTCTGATGTGCAGTTGTACTCTTTCTGGGTGCCTTCTTTAAGCAGCCCAGTGTTATCCATTCTCGATGTTGCTCCATTCAATTTAGTTGGAAGATACATGGATGATGTATATTCTG CTGTCCAGGAGCATCGACAACGTCACTTGGAGAGTAGTACTACACAATATGAAAAGGCACCCCTGTTCCCTCTTCCTTGTTCTCCATCTATGATGGAAGCTAATAATGAAGCATCAAGAAGCAGTTCTTCACCAGTTGGCTGTTTAGGGCCACCATCAGTCTGTCAGCCACCAGCTAAGAAGACATTGGCTGCTACACTTGTTGAGAAAACAAAAAAGCAGTCAGTTGCCTTAGTCCCTAAGGAAATTGCGAAGTTAGCACAGAGATTTTTTCCATTGTTCAATCCAGCATTATTTCCCCATAAGCCACCTCCTGTTGCAGTTGCAAATCGGGTTCTTTTCACTGATGCAGAGGATGA ATTACTGGCATTGGGCTTAATGGAATATAATTCAGATTGGAAAGCAATTCAACAACGTTTTCTTCCTTGCAAATCTAAGCACCAG ATTTTTGTTAGGCAAAAAAATCGATGCTCATCCAAGGCGCCAGAAAATCCCATAAAG GCAGTCCGGAGAATGAAAAACTCTCCTTTGAATGCAGAAGAGATACAAGGTATTCAGGAG GGGCTCAAAGCATTTAAACTTGACTGGATGTCTGTCTGGAAATTTATAGTCCCACACAGGGATCCATCCTTGCTTCCCCGGCAGTGGCGCATAGCCCTTGGAACTCAGAAGTCATATAAACAAGATGCAGCCAAAAAAGAGAAGCGGCGACTCTATGAATCTGAACGACGAAAGCGTAAAGCTACCAATTCGACTAATTGGCAACATGCATCTGATAAAGAG GACTGTCAATATACTGGTGTAGAGAATTGCAGTGGAGATGATGACATGGATAATGCAGAGGAGTCTTATGTTCATGAGGGATTTTTAGCTGATTGGAGGCCGGGTATTTCCAAGCTCTTTTCATCTGAACATCCTTGCTCGATCATTGGAGACAAGAACCCACCTAATGATATGCTTACAGAAGAGGGTGCAAATGTCAGAGAACAATCAAGTAGATATATGTCTGCAGTCACTCGGCCCTTGAGTGGCCATAATCAGGGATCTGCACATGCGTTTAACCATTCTCAGCCGCCTTACACCTTTTCTCATTGTGCATCTAATGCATTGCAGCCAAAACACCCTGTTCCTAATATGATATTGAATACCACTAAACCTCAAATATATTTACGGCCATATCGATCTCGTAAATCCAACAATCTACGGGTAGTGAAATTGGCACCAGACTTGCCCCCAGTAAATCTACCACCATCTGTTCGTGTAATCTCAGAATCAGCTCTGAAATTCAATCAATGTGGAGCATACACCAAGGTTTCTGCAACTGGAAATCGCGTTGTTGATGCTGGAATAGTAAATACAGTTTCTCCATTTTCAGGTTTTACTAAGCCATTGGTGAATAAAAGTGATAAAAGCAATCCAATGGGAGATAATGTCACAAATTCCAACTCAGAAGAATCTGGGGTTGTCAAGGACAAAAGTGTTGCAAAAGAAAGTACTCGTACTGATCTTCAGATGCATCCGTTGCTGTTTCAGGCCCCTGAAGATGGACAAGTGCCATATTATCCACTGAATTGTGGAGCTGGTGCATCCAGTTCTTTCAGTTTGTTTTCCGGGAACCAGCCCCAACTAAACCTAAGTCTCTTTTACAATCCACAGCAAGCTAAGAAAATGAAGGAATCTGTTTCAGCATCCTATGGCATTGATTTCCACCCGCTCTTGCAAAGAACTGATGAAACAAATAATGAACTAATTACTTCGGGCTCTATTGCATCTCCATCTGTTGGTTTGGATGGCAAATCTGCTGCACCTAATCCTTCCAATGCTGTTCAAATGAGGCCAGTGGTCCATTACAGCCCATTTGCTGCTAGATCTAGGCCTTCTAGTCCAAATGAGAAAGCTAACGAACTAGACTTGGAGATCCATCTTAGTTCTTCATCTGCGAAAGAAAATGCTGCATTAAGTAGGGGTGTGACTCCACATCCTACAAACTCATCAGTTAGGTTACTAAATTCTCATAATGCAACAGAAACACAGGACACTTTCCATTCATCAGGCAACAAGTTTGTTTCTGGTGGCTGTGCATCTACCATATCAAGCAAAGTCATTGGAAGATACATTGACGATGGAAGTGACCAGTCTCATCCTGAGATTGTGATGGAACAGGAAGAGTTAAGTGACTCAGATGAAGATGTTGAAGAACATGTGGAGTTTGAGTGCGAAGAAATGGCTGATTCCGAAGGAGAAGGAGATTCAGGCTGTGAACAAGTATCGGAGATGCAAGATAAG GATGCCCAAGGTTCCGTGACACGAGAAATTGTGATGGATGAAGATTGTAATGATCAACAATGGGAATTAAGCATCCATGGCTACAAGTCACAGAACAATGTTTGTGATCCTGAAAGCAGAAGCCCTTCTTTCTTGAAGACGGGTTCCACATGTCCAAAGAAGGATAAAAGCAGTTCCTGGTTGAGCTTAGATGCATCTGCATCAGGACGTACTTCACGTGCAAAACCTAAGAATGAAGCGAGTACAATCAGCAAATGCACTCCTACTAAAACTTCAGCTTCACATCGTACCACCAGACCTTCGAAGCAGGCAACACCAAGCACAAGAAAAGTTGCACTACAGGAGCATGCTGTAGATATGGCAGAACAACTCAGCTTGGGTCCTCTATCAGCTCCAACATCAAGGAAACCAAGAAAACGTACATGTCGGGCAAATAAAATCACAAATGTTGGTACGAGCTTAGGGAACTCAAAAAAAGATGCGAAAGACAGTGGTTAG
- the LOC105776091 gene encoding uncharacterized protein LOC105776091 isoform X1, producing the protein MVEMKLQPCASLVNASTMCAIEKGMKGESSTVNFIAEIAAELQRERAKNAELMERISSLEAQIQERDKESLITNEQVSCLDTAERSFKRQKIESASHRSGDGNGIESETASKSRNGTPNMPRVDENQEDQLVNWMSMDETHFSRFDKLKDGDIAGYHEDMDESDDEDEYYEEDDSNIGYKDKENEENLISTCEEELHEEGDGHGMPILSLQSCPGGTSELTFANTSKLMKENQEKDYTLRDIQVPLNPSNLKYEPCQMVLSGKTSKKPPKVPFCPKEIKKILESDVLLLKNAQSHTIRKIIVFASLGIRHGCEDMYELDFNHFRILRKGDPYVSPSNPGEHVLYENPGIQRKVFYPNRQNPTLCPVQILEEEKAMRPSDPSCPSCLFLCIKYGGRTRNLPQNEYVRQQMGRNKLKSFGPIMCRMAMLVHIRSGSFFFKALGITLLFMAGFPDDIVQRETKYRNLDLLQKYYRTDKDAEGEELFLSHSVASNIQASPSSQPLKTTSTKTKGKRHTNSNNKSLTLPKASYHQSAPSSSTHPAQFGLMGYTSIQTHAMATFQTTPSQARPNTTKSLGNNISYHNQTPYHLFPPQPANSFMPMVFWPPPNVFPPGPYPPTYSYRSFPTNANYVSVHPQPYYNHPSSSCFTPKITEGNNGKNVSASSEPDSNSNSSSSSTEEPKEALASCR; encoded by the exons ATGGTGGAAATGAAACTTCAACCTTGTGCTAGCTTGGTTAATGCTTCAACAATGTGTGCAATAGAGAAAGGGATGAAAGGTGAGAGCAGTACCGTAAATTTCATAGCAGAGATTGCAGCCGAGTTGCAAAGAGAACGAGCGAAAAATGCAGAGCTTATGGAGAGAATATCATCACTTGAAGCTCAAATACAAGAAAGGGATAAGGAATCTCTTATAACAAATGAACAA GTTAGCTGTCTTGATACCGCGGAACGAAGCTTCAAAAGACAGAAAATTGAAAGTGCTAGTCATAGAAGCGGAGATGGAAATGGTATCGAAAGTGAAACGGCTTCCAAGTCAAGAAATGGGACGCCAAACATGCCTCGTGTGGATGAAAACCAGGAAGACCAGTTAGTTAATTGGATGAGCATGGACGAGACACACTTTTCACGTTTTGATAAACTTAAAGACGGTGACATCGCGGGATATCACGAGGATATGGATGAGagtgatgatgaagatgaataTTACGAAGAGGATGATTCCAACATCGGGTATaaagataaagaaaatgaagagaatcTAATAAGTACTTGTGAAGAAGAACTTCATGAGGAAGGTGATGGCCATGGAATGCCTATATTGAGTCTCCAAAGTTGTCCCGGTGGTACGAGTGAGCTTACTTTTGCTAACACGAGCAAGTTAatgaaagaaaatcaagaaaaggACTATACATTACGGGATATACAAGTACCTTTAAACCCAAGCAATCTGAAGTATGAGCCTTGTCAAATGGTATTATCTGGGAAGACATCAAAAAAACCTCCGAAAGTTCCTTTCTGtccgaaagaaataaagaaaatactaGAATCGGATGTGCTTTTATTGAAAAACGCACAGTCGCACACCATAAGGAAGATCATCGTTTTTGCATCCCTCGGCATAAGGCATGGATGTGAAGATATGTACGAGCTCGACTTTAATCACTTCAGAATTTTAAGGAAGGGGGATCCATATGTATCTCCAAGTAACCCGGGT GAGCATGTCTTATACGAAAATCCTGGCATCCAGAGGAAGGTTTTCTATCCAAATCGACAGAATCCAACACTATGCCCTGTTCAAATACTCGAGGAAGAGAAGGCTATGCGACCATCTGATCCTAGTTGTCCATCGTGCCTGTTTTTGTGCATCAAGTATGGTGGAAGAACAAGAAATCTGCCTCAAAATGA ATATGTCAGGCAACAAATGGGAAGAAATAAACTCAAGTCTTTCGGACCTATCATGTGCCGAATGGCAATGCTCGTCCATATTCGTAGTGGGAGCTTCTTCTTCAAGGCCTTGGGCATCACACTACTTTTCATGGCCGGTTTTCCTGACGACATTGTTCAAAGAGAAACGAAATATCGGAACCTAGACTTGCTGCAAAAATATTATAG GACCGACAAGGATGCCGAAGGTGAAGAGTTGTTTCTTTCACATTCGGTAGCTTCCAACATT CAGGCTAGTCCTAGCTCTCAGCCATTGAAGACAACCTCAACAAAAACCAAAGGAAAAAGGCATACAAACTCCAACAACAAATCTCTCACTTTGCCGAAAGCCTCGTATCACCAATCGGCACCGTCGAGTTCAACACACCCTGCTCAATTCGGTCTAATGGGCTACACATCAATTCAAACTCACGCAATGGCAACATTTCAAACCACACCATCCCAGGCTCGACCCAATACTACGAAGAGTCTTGGTAACAATATCTCCTACCATAACCAAACCCCGTATCACTTGTTTCCACCGCAACCTGCGAATAGTTTCATGCCTATGGTATTTTGGCCTCCACCAAATGTGTTCCCTCCCGGTCCTTATCCTCCTACATACAGTTATCGGTCCTTTCCGACGAATGCGAATTATGTCTCTGTCCATCCACAGCCTTATTATAATCACCCTTCATCCAGTTGTTTTACTCCAAAGATAACAGAAGGCAATAATGGGAAGAATGTTTCAGCATCCTCGGAACCTGATAGCAACTCGAATAGCAGTTCGAGTAGTACGGAAGAACCGAAAGAGGCATTAGCTAGCTGCAGATAG
- the LOC105776091 gene encoding uncharacterized protein LOC105776091 isoform X2, which translates to MVEMKLQPCASLVNASTMCAIEKGMKGESSTVNFIAEIAAELQRERAKNAELMERISSLEAQIQERDKESLITNEQVSCLDTAERSFKRQKIESASHRSGDGNGIESETASKSRNGTPNMPRVDENQEDQLVNWMSMDETHFSRFDKLKDGDIAGYHEDMDESDDEDEYYEEDDSNIGYKDKENEENLISTCEEELHEEGDGHGMPILSLQSCPGGTSELTFANTSKLMKENQEKDYTLRDIQVPLNPSNLKYEPCQMVLSGKTSKKPPKVPFCPKEIKKILESDVLLLKNAQSHTIRKIIVFASLGIRHGCEDMYELDFNHFRILRKGDPYVSPSNPGEHVLYENPGIQRKVFYPNRQNPTLCPVQILEEEKAMRPSDPSCPSCLFLCIKYGGRTRNLPQNEYVRQQMGRNKLKSFGPIMCRMAMLVHIRSGSFFFKALGITLLFMAGFPDDIVQRETKYRNLDLLQKYYRTDKDAEGEELFLSHSVASNIASPSSQPLKTTSTKTKGKRHTNSNNKSLTLPKASYHQSAPSSSTHPAQFGLMGYTSIQTHAMATFQTTPSQARPNTTKSLGNNISYHNQTPYHLFPPQPANSFMPMVFWPPPNVFPPGPYPPTYSYRSFPTNANYVSVHPQPYYNHPSSSCFTPKITEGNNGKNVSASSEPDSNSNSSSSSTEEPKEALASCR; encoded by the exons ATGGTGGAAATGAAACTTCAACCTTGTGCTAGCTTGGTTAATGCTTCAACAATGTGTGCAATAGAGAAAGGGATGAAAGGTGAGAGCAGTACCGTAAATTTCATAGCAGAGATTGCAGCCGAGTTGCAAAGAGAACGAGCGAAAAATGCAGAGCTTATGGAGAGAATATCATCACTTGAAGCTCAAATACAAGAAAGGGATAAGGAATCTCTTATAACAAATGAACAA GTTAGCTGTCTTGATACCGCGGAACGAAGCTTCAAAAGACAGAAAATTGAAAGTGCTAGTCATAGAAGCGGAGATGGAAATGGTATCGAAAGTGAAACGGCTTCCAAGTCAAGAAATGGGACGCCAAACATGCCTCGTGTGGATGAAAACCAGGAAGACCAGTTAGTTAATTGGATGAGCATGGACGAGACACACTTTTCACGTTTTGATAAACTTAAAGACGGTGACATCGCGGGATATCACGAGGATATGGATGAGagtgatgatgaagatgaataTTACGAAGAGGATGATTCCAACATCGGGTATaaagataaagaaaatgaagagaatcTAATAAGTACTTGTGAAGAAGAACTTCATGAGGAAGGTGATGGCCATGGAATGCCTATATTGAGTCTCCAAAGTTGTCCCGGTGGTACGAGTGAGCTTACTTTTGCTAACACGAGCAAGTTAatgaaagaaaatcaagaaaaggACTATACATTACGGGATATACAAGTACCTTTAAACCCAAGCAATCTGAAGTATGAGCCTTGTCAAATGGTATTATCTGGGAAGACATCAAAAAAACCTCCGAAAGTTCCTTTCTGtccgaaagaaataaagaaaatactaGAATCGGATGTGCTTTTATTGAAAAACGCACAGTCGCACACCATAAGGAAGATCATCGTTTTTGCATCCCTCGGCATAAGGCATGGATGTGAAGATATGTACGAGCTCGACTTTAATCACTTCAGAATTTTAAGGAAGGGGGATCCATATGTATCTCCAAGTAACCCGGGT GAGCATGTCTTATACGAAAATCCTGGCATCCAGAGGAAGGTTTTCTATCCAAATCGACAGAATCCAACACTATGCCCTGTTCAAATACTCGAGGAAGAGAAGGCTATGCGACCATCTGATCCTAGTTGTCCATCGTGCCTGTTTTTGTGCATCAAGTATGGTGGAAGAACAAGAAATCTGCCTCAAAATGA ATATGTCAGGCAACAAATGGGAAGAAATAAACTCAAGTCTTTCGGACCTATCATGTGCCGAATGGCAATGCTCGTCCATATTCGTAGTGGGAGCTTCTTCTTCAAGGCCTTGGGCATCACACTACTTTTCATGGCCGGTTTTCCTGACGACATTGTTCAAAGAGAAACGAAATATCGGAACCTAGACTTGCTGCAAAAATATTATAG GACCGACAAGGATGCCGAAGGTGAAGAGTTGTTTCTTTCACATTCGGTAGCTTCCAACATT GCTAGTCCTAGCTCTCAGCCATTGAAGACAACCTCAACAAAAACCAAAGGAAAAAGGCATACAAACTCCAACAACAAATCTCTCACTTTGCCGAAAGCCTCGTATCACCAATCGGCACCGTCGAGTTCAACACACCCTGCTCAATTCGGTCTAATGGGCTACACATCAATTCAAACTCACGCAATGGCAACATTTCAAACCACACCATCCCAGGCTCGACCCAATACTACGAAGAGTCTTGGTAACAATATCTCCTACCATAACCAAACCCCGTATCACTTGTTTCCACCGCAACCTGCGAATAGTTTCATGCCTATGGTATTTTGGCCTCCACCAAATGTGTTCCCTCCCGGTCCTTATCCTCCTACATACAGTTATCGGTCCTTTCCGACGAATGCGAATTATGTCTCTGTCCATCCACAGCCTTATTATAATCACCCTTCATCCAGTTGTTTTACTCCAAAGATAACAGAAGGCAATAATGGGAAGAATGTTTCAGCATCCTCGGAACCTGATAGCAACTCGAATAGCAGTTCGAGTAGTACGGAAGAACCGAAAGAGGCATTAGCTAGCTGCAGATAG